A DNA window from Delphinus delphis chromosome 6, mDelDel1.2, whole genome shotgun sequence contains the following coding sequences:
- the TLR4 gene encoding toll-like receptor 4: MPHTRLAAALILAMAFLFCLRSESWDPCVQVVPNISYQCMELNLYRIPDNIPTSTKILDLSFNHLNHLNSHSFSNFPELQMLDLSRCEIQMIEDDAYQGLNHLSTLILTGNPIQSLALGAFSGLSSLQKLVAVETNLASLEDFPIGHLKTLRELNVAHNLIHSFKFPEYFSNLSNLEHLDLSNNKIQNIYHEDLKVLHQMPLLNLSLDLSLNPLDFIEPGTFKEIKLNELTLRSNFNSTHVMKICIQGLAGLKINRLVLGEFKNERILESFDRSVLEGLCNLTFEQFRIAYFSEFPKDDTGLFNCLVNVSVISLLSLDLDSLEALPKDCRWQYLELTNCNFKQFPTLKLNSLKKFVFIDNKHMSTFTKFELPNLQFLDLKRNHLSFKGCCSHTDFGTSKLKHLDLSFNDVITMSSNFLGLEQLEHLDFQHSNLKQANDFSVFLSLRNLRYLDISYTNTQVVFHGIFVGLVSLQTLKMAGNSFQNNLLPDIFTEMTNLTILDLSKCQLERVSQMAFHSLPKLQVLNMSHNKLLSLDTLPYKPLHSLQILDCSFNRIMESKEQELQHLPRSLALLNLTQNDFACVCEHQSFLQWVKDQRQLLVGAEQMMCTQPLDMQDMPVLSFRNATCQMNKMIISVSVLTILLVSVAGALVYKFYFHLMLLAGCKKYGRGESTYDAFVIYSSQDEDWVRNELVKNLEEGVPPFQLCLHYRDFIPGVAIAANIIQEGFHKSRKVIVVVSQHFIQSRWCIFEYEIAQTWQFLSSRAGIIFIVLQKLEKSLLRQQVELYRLLNRNTYLEWEDSVLGRHIFWRRLRKALLDGKPWRPEGTADADSRQQEATAST, translated from the exons ATGCCTCACACCCGCCTGGCTGCAGCTCTGATCCTAGCCATGGCCTTCCTCTTCTGCCTGAGGTCGGAGAGCTGGGACCCTTGTGTACAG GTGGTTCCTAACATTAGTTACCAATGCATGGAGCTGAATCTCTACAGAATCCCTGACAACATCCCCACATCGACCAAGATATTGGACCTGAGCTTTAACCACCTGAATCATTTAAACAGCCATAGCTTCTCCAACTTCCCAGAACTGCAGATGTTGGATTTATCCAG ATGTGAAATTCAGATGATTGAAGATGATGCATATCAGGGCCTAAACCACCTCTCCACCTTGATATTGACAGGAAACCCTATACAGAGTTTAGCCCTGGGAGCCTTTTCCGGGCTATCAAGTTTACAGAAGCTGGTAGCTGTGGAGACAAACCTGGCATCTCTAGAGGACTTCCCCATTGGGCATCTCAAAACCTTGAGGGAGCTTAATGTGGCTCACAATCTTATCCATTCCTTCAAGtttcctgaatatttttctaACCTGTCCAACCTGGAGCACTTGGATCTTTCTAATaacaaaatccaaaatatttATCACGAAGACTTGAAGGTTCTACATCAAATGCCCCTACTCAACCTCTCTTTAGATTTGTCCCTGAACCCTTTAGACTTTATTGAACCAGGCACCTTTAAAGAAATTAAGCTCAATGAACTGACTTTGCGAAGTAATTTTAATAGTACACATGTAATGAAAATCTGTATTCAAGGTCTGGCTGGTTTAAAAATCAATCGGTTGGTTTTGggagaatttaaaaatgaaaggatctTGGAAAGTTTTGACAGATCTGTCCTGGAGGGACTGTGCAATTTGACCTTCGAACAGTTTCGGATAGCATACTTCAGTGAATTCCCAAAGGATGATACAGGCTTATTTAATTGTTTGGTAAATGTTTCTGTGATTTCTCTGTTGAGTCTGGATTTAGACAGTCTAGAAGCTCTTCCTAAAGATTGCAGATGGCAATACTTAGAATTGACTAACtgtaattttaaacaatttcccACACTGAAGCTCAATTCTCTCAAAAAGTTTGTTTTCATAGACAACAAACATATGAGCACTTTTACTAAATTTGAGCTACCAAACCTTCAGTTTCTAGATCTCAAAAGAAATCACTTGAGTTTCAAGGGTTGCTGTTCTCACACTGATTTTGGGACAAGCAAACTAAAGCATTTAGATCTGAGCTTCAATGATGTCATTACTATGAGTTCAAACTTCTTGGGCTTAGAGCAACTAGAACATCTGGATTTTCAGCATTCCAATCTGAAACAGGCCAACGATTTTTCAGTATTCCTATCACTCAGAAATCTCCGTTACCTTGACATTTCTTATACCAACACCCAAGTTGTCTTCCATGGCATCTTTGTTGGCTTGGTCAGCCTCCAAACCTTGAAAATGGCAGGCAATTCTTTTCAGAACAACTTGCTTCCTGATATCTTCACAGAAATGACTAACTTAACCATCCTGGACCTCTCTAAGTGTCAACTGGAACGGGTATCCCAGATGGCATTTCACTCCCTCCCTAAACTTCAGGTGCTAAATATGAGTCACAACAAACTCTTGTCATTGGATACACTTCCTTATAAACCACTCCACTCCCTCCAGATTCTGGACTGCAGTTTCAACCGTATCATGGAGTCCAAGGAGCAAGAACTACAGCATTTGCCAAGGAGCCTTGCTTTGTTAAATCTTACTCAGAATGACTTTGCTTGTGTGTGTGAACACCAGAGTTTCCTGCAGTGGGTGAAGGACCAGAGGCAGCTCTTGGTGGGAGCTGAGCAAATGATGTGTACACAACCTTTAGATATGCAGGACATGCCCGTGCTTAGTTTCAGGAATGCCACTTGTCAGATGAACAAGATGATCATTAGTGTGTCGGTTCTCACCATCCTCTTGGTATCTGTGGCAGGAGCCCTGGTCTATAAGTTCTATTTCCACCTAATGCTTCTTGCTGGCTGCAAAAAGTATGGCAGAGGTGAAAGCACCTATGATGCTTTTGTAATCTACTCAAGCCAGGACGAAGACTGGGTGAGGAATGAATTGGTAAAGAACTTGGAGGAGGGGGTGCCCCCCTTTCAGCTCTGCCTTCACTACAGAGACTTTATTCCTGGGGTAGCCATTGCCGCCAACATCATCCAGGAAGGTTTCCACAAAAGCCGGAAGGTTATTGTCGTGGTGTCCCAGCACTTCATCCAGAGCCGATGGTGTATCTTTGAGTATGAGATTGCCCAGACCTGGCAGTTTCTTAGCAGCCGTGCTGGCATCATCTTCATAGTCCTGCAGAAGTTGGAGAAGTCCCTGCTGCGGCAGCAGGTAGAGCTGTATCGCCTTCTCAACAGGAATACCTACCTGGAGTGGGAGGACAGTGTCCTGGGGCGGCACATCTTCTGGAGACGACTCAGAAAAGCCTTGCTGGACGgtaaaccatggaggccagaaggaacAGCAGATGCAGACAGCAGACAGCAGGAAGCAACAGCCTCCACTTGA